One Actinomycetota bacterium genomic window, CTCTACGCCTGTCTCTACTTCTCCGGCGTCTACTTGCTGATGCGGCTGCTGGTGCGCCGCCCCCTCATCGCGGCGGCGGCGACCGGTCTGGCGATGCTCCAGCTTTTCCTAGGCATGTCCGATGCGGTGGTCTGGGTCCTGCCGTCGCTGACCGTCCTGCGCTGGGCGTTCGACGTCTGGTGTTTCGCTGCGCTGGTCCGGTACCGGAGCACCCGCAGGCCGGTCTGGGCCGTCCTGGCCGGCGCCGCCGTCGGCGCCTCGCTGGTCTTCAGCACCGACACCGGCCTGTACCTGGCGGCTGCCGTAGCCTTCTACGGCATCTGCGCAGCCCAGGCCGGCAAGCAGGAGGCCCTGCGACTCCGGGACGCCGCCGGCTGCGCCGTCTCCGCTCTGGTGGTCCTGCTCGCCGGCCTGGCAGTGGCCGCCCGGGGCGGGGTGTTCGGCGGGGAGTTCTGGTCCGGGTGGCTCGAGCCTCTGCGGGACTATCGGGGAGGGTTCGCCCAGGTGTCCTTCGAAGCCGGCCCCAGCGGGTTCACCGTCGCCTGCTTTGCACTGCTGGCGATCTTTTACCTTTCGGTGGCCGGTCGCAGCCTGGCCGGGGTCCTCTACCGGCGTGCCGGGGTGGCCGATCTCTTTTCGGGAACTTTTGCGGTCTACGGCTTGATGAACCTCCTCCACTTCGTCGGGCGATCGGTGGACGGCACACTTCCCCGCCTCATCCTCCCGCTGGTGTTCGTCCTGGCGGCCCTGGGCGGGGACGCTTACTCCCGAAGGGCCGGGATCGTGAGATCGTCGGTTGCCCTGGCTTTACTGGCTGCACTCCTGCTGGGCCCCTCGAGCCTGCTCCTGGACCCGGTCCGGGCCTACCCGAGCCTGGCCGCCCAGGTGTTGCGCGGACGGGCGCCGGACGGCCTGTGCCTGATGGAGAGGCCGAAGGATGTCTGTGGCCTGCCGGAAGAGTTCGCCGGCACCGTCGAGCGATTCCAGGAGGTTGCCGGGCGGCTGGAGACGCTCAAGCAGCAGGATCGTTCTGTGGCGGTCCTCGACGAGAGCGGAGCAATCCTCTACCTGGCGAGCGGGCAGAAGCCGTTCGGGCGCTACCCCCGCATGTTCCTGAACATGTACAGCCGGCAGAACCTCGACCGGGTCACCGCCGACCTCGCCGGCGAGGAGCCCGACTACGTCCTGACCCGAAAGCCGCTGGAAGCCTCGGACCCGGACTTCGACACCCTGGCGTACTTCGGCATCGGCCCCCGGGAGGACACCCCCTACCCGGACGCCTGGGAACGGCTGCTGGCCGAGGTACGCCGCGGCTACACCCTGGAGGAGGAACTGGTGCCGTTCGAGCTGTGGGTCCGGCGCCCTAGCCCGGGTCCGTGAGCCTCCAGATCTGGTAGGGCCCGACCTCGGATTCCAGTGCGTAACGCCGATCGACCACGTCCAGCAGGGCCTCCCAGGTGTCGGGGGTAAGGTTTTTGCCGATGGCCGGGCCGGGGCCGAAGTTGGACCACTCCCCGAACGCCTCCGGGCCGGTGGGGACCGGGCTGCGGGTGAGGATGTAGTCGGGCGGCTCCTCCTCGAGGTTCTCGACGACATCGTTCACCAGGCGTTTGGTCGGGGTGGTGGCGAAGATCCGGGAGTACCGGCCCCAGGGGGCGGTGCCGGTGGCGGCGTTGAAGAAGGCGCCGGCCTCGTCGATCACGCCGAAGGTCTCGCCGTCCCGATCGATTTGCTCCAGCCGTCCGACGATCTGGTGTACCCCGTCGACCATGCCCGCCATCGACTCGGGTATACCGCACAGGTCGCGCGGCCGGGTGATCAGGCAGAGCCTGCTCGGGGTCTCGCCGGAAAGGCGCTCCGAGATCACGTTCGGGTAGGCCAGGAACGCATCGGCCACCGGTGACTGGGGCCCGGCGGCCAGGAACACGGCGAGGAGCCCGGCAGCGACGACCGGAAGCCCGAGGGCGACCCTGGCCCGTTCGGTGCCGGAGTGCCGGACGTAGTGGACGTAGTGGCCGGCCGCCCGGTCCACGAGGATCGTACCCAGCAACGCAGCCGGCATCAGCAGCCGGTAGAAGATCAGCTCGGCGGAGTGCCCCATGTACTTCACCAGGACCATCAGCCCGTAGAAGGCGAGGAACCCGGTGATCAGGACGAAGGCCCGGTCCGCCGGGTCCGCCTCGCCGTGTTGGGCCCGGCCGAGGGCGTATCCGGCAGTGGTGATGTACGCAAGGAAGAGCACGCCGAAGGCGATCAGCGTCTGGGGGTGGCCGACGATCGCCACCGGAAGCATTCCGAATCCGCCTCCGAACTCCAGCGGCGCCTCCAGCCACCCCTTCACGAATGCCGCATTGAAGATGTCGCCCCGGCCGGCGACGGCAAGGCCGGCGAGCAGGACCACCAGAGCGGTGAGCAGCACGAGGGCCAGCTCCCGCAGCACCCGTCCCTTGTCCGGGCGGTAGAGCAGCAGGCACAGCCAGAAGAACCCGAAGGCCGCCACCAGCTCCATGCCGGTGTCGACGACAAAAAAGACCGCCAGCCCCACGATCGCCCCGCCGGCCAGCGCCCAGGCGCGCCTGCCGGTCCGGGCGTACATCACCATCACGATCAGGCACCAGATGTCGAACGACCATCGCATCGCGGTCACGTTCGGGACCCTCCAGATGACCAGGCCCTCCATCGCAACGAAGTAGGGGAGCATCGCCAGGACGACCCCGGCCGCCGCCAGGAACGGGCGCTTGACCATCAAGCGCAGGAACACGTAGGCGCCCACGAAGTGAAGGCAGGTGTAGATCGACGCCACCTGGATCATCCGGCCGAATGACAGCGGGAGCCACTTCGACAGACCGCTGAAGACCACCGGCCACCCAACGCCGTAGGCGGAGTGGATCTCGGAGCCGAGGGCGAAGCCGTGGGTGAACGAGAGCGCGGGTCCCATAGCGAAGTAGTCCCAGTGGAGGAGGGTCTCCTCCAGGAACTGCCTGCCGGCGACCTCCCTCCAGGTCGTCACGTAGATGAATGCCACGATGAGGACCGGGACGATCGGGTCCCACACCGACCACCACCTCCGCCGGACCGGTCCGGTTTCGTCGTCGAGGTAGCCAAAGGAGTCCACCGGGCCGGCCGGGCCTCTTGCCGTGCGGGCGAACAACGCCGCAACCAGCGTGACCAGCGCGATCGTCGTAAAGACCGCCGCCCGGCCGGCGGAAAGAGGAGGGATCCGTAGGCCCCCGGGCGGCCGCACCCGCGCCTGGAGGAACTGGTGGAGCAGCAGGGCGGTCGCTGCGCCGGCCAGCGCCAGCTGGAAGAGCGTCTGGCGGATGAGAAACCGTTCCGACACCCGGCCGGCAGCCCGGAGCCGGCGGTTCCACAGCCTCACCGTGAAGAACGTCGCCAGGACGGTGACCGCCACCGTTCCGGCGTAGAACAGGATGTCCCACTCCGGGTGGGTGAGCAGGATGCCCCAGTCCGAGAGTTCCGATAGGTTGCGTTCCGGGGGCTGGACGGCCAGCAGTGCCACCATCAACAGCTGGAAACCGAGCGCAGCCGTCAGAACAACCGGCCCCAGCAGGCTGAAAAAGTACACCGAAGGGTCGACTGCCTCCGGGGGCTGCAGCCCGGAGATTCTCGGGAACCGCCGGGTCAATTTAGCCCTTTGACTTTTGCTCGCGCCGCAGGTTTCGGGCCCGGAGAGCCAGGGCCAGCTGTTTCCGGACCATGTGAAGCAGGGACCGGGCGAGGATCGTCGCCCCGCCGACGATCGGCCGGCGGACGTGCAGCGGGTCCTCCGGGGGCCCCTCCAGGCCGGAGTCGAGCAGGAGCGAGTCGATCGGAGTCGGGGGCAGGGGCACCCGGGACGCCATAGCCAGAAGGTACTTCGCCGGCGGGACCGGGACTACGTCCCACTTTCCGGTGTCCTGCCTCACCACCAGCCGGGAAGCTTCGTGCAGGCTGCCCGGCTCGGCGTCGAGCGGGACCAGGAACGACCCCACCACCGCTCGCTGCCCGTACATCCTCACGTGGCCGAAATGGGTCCCCAGCAGGGCGGCGAACTCCGGCCGGTCCAGCTCTTTCAGGTGGTAGGGGTTCACAAAACCGAGCGCCTGGTTGTAGACCTCCCGGTCGGGCGTCGAGACGAGGAAGATCCCGTCGGGCCGAAGCACCCGGGCCACCTCGTTCAGGAGCGTCTCCTGATCCGAGATGTGCTCGATCACCTCGAAGCAGACCGCCACGTCGATCGACGAGTCCGGGATCGCCTCCAGCTTCAGCACCGACCCCTCGAGAAATTCCAGGTTCGGCTTGTCGTACTGCAGGCGGGCGTGGGCCACCGCCAGGTGGTCGAGCTCGATGCCGGTGACCTTCTCAGCCGTCTCGGCCAGCAGGTTCGAGCCGTAGCCCTCCCCGCTGCCCAGGTCGAGCACCGCCTTGCCGTCGGCGAACTGCCGGGTGAACAGGTACCGGTGCAGGTGCTCGTGGATGATGCTCGGCTCGTCGGCCCAGGGGACCATGCGCTCGCCGGTCCACGAGATCAGGCGTTTAGGTCTGGGCATCGGGGTGTCGGTGCTTTCCATGGGGGGCTGGCTGGGTATGCGGCTGCCGGAAGCTGCCCGGCTGCCGGGGATACCCGCGCTACGCAGAGACCTGGTGTTCGGTTGCCGGCTCGACCGCCCGGGCCCGGACGCGGGCGATGCCCACCCGGTAGGAGAGGATCACCCAGATCATCCTCAGGCCCACCGCCACGGCCGACAGACGCCGGCCGGTCACCGACGAGGTTCCCACCCGGGCCCGGTAGTTGACCGGGATCTGGACCGTCCGCAGCTTGATGACCCGGGAGACGACCATCATCTCGGCGCCCAGGCAGCTGCCCATCTCACGCAGCATCGGCAGGAGCTCGTTCACCGCCCGGCGGTTCATCACCCGGAGCGTGCACCCCACGTCGGACAGCGAGTTGGTGTTGAAAAGCACCTCCATCAGCTTGGCCACGCCCCAGTTGCCCAGGCGCAGGAACCAGCCCATGTTGGCGTCCTCCCAGATGAACTCGCCGACCGTCCGGGTGCCGAAGACGATGTCGACCTCGTCGGAGTAGGGGAGCATCTTGAACAGGTCCTTGGCTTCGAAGGTGCCGTCCGGCTCGCAGACGCAGACCAGGTCCCCGGTCGACTCCCGGAGGCCGCGGACGATCGCCGAGCCGTAACCCTGCCGCTTCTCCATGACCTCGATGGCGCTGGTGCCCGCGACCTGCTCCGAGGTCCCC contains:
- a CDS encoding class I SAM-dependent methyltransferase is translated as MESTDTPMPRPKRLISWTGERMVPWADEPSIIHEHLHRYLFTRQFADGKAVLDLGSGEGYGSNLLAETAEKVTGIELDHLAVAHARLQYDKPNLEFLEGSVLKLEAIPDSSIDVAVCFEVIEHISDQETLLNEVARVLRPDGIFLVSTPDREVYNQALGFVNPYHLKELDRPEFAALLGTHFGHVRMYGQRAVVGSFLVPLDAEPGSLHEASRLVVRQDTGKWDVVPVPPAKYLLAMASRVPLPPTPIDSLLLDSGLEGPPEDPLHVRRPIVGGATILARSLLHMVRKQLALALRARNLRREQKSKG
- a CDS encoding glycosyltransferase family 2 protein; its protein translation is MYQGRSISVVLPTYNERDSIRACIKGFEATGVVDEIIVVNNNAAEGTSEQVAGTSAIEVMEKRQGYGSAIVRGLRESTGDLVCVCEPDGTFEAKDLFKMLPYSDEVDIVFGTRTVGEFIWEDANMGWFLRLGNWGVAKLMEVLFNTNSLSDVGCTLRVMNRRAVNELLPMLREMGSCLGAEMMVVSRVIKLRTVQIPVNYRARVGTSSVTGRRLSAVAVGLRMIWVILSYRVGIARVRARAVEPATEHQVSA